The genomic window TCCGAATGGAGTGAGTTCGCACTTTAGAATTACAGTCGGACTTGATGCCAATGGGCTAAAAGGCACGGTCTGCCATGAATTTGTCCACGCAATTGAATTCCGCTACAGTAGTGCGGAAGGAACATGGTGGCTGGAAAATTGTGCGGTTTGGGGAACCGAAGTAGTGTATGACGAAGTTAATGATTACCTGGATTTTTTGGGAACTTCGCCTAATCCGCTTGACAGTCCACATCTGCCAATTACCAGTAGCACGAATCTTTATTGGTATGCTGGCGGTATCTGGCCCATGTTCTTAAGTGAATATTATGGTAGTGATTGTGTGCGGCAAATGTGGATGTATCAAGGACAAATCTCAGGACAAAATACGCTTTCCGGAATTGATTATGTCTTGACTTTCCAATATGGTTCTAATTTAGCAACCGCACTTAAACTATATGCAGTTTGGCGTTATTTTACTGGGATTAGGGCTGATACCATAAATTTTTATAAAGAAGGACATTTAATGCCTTCAGTTCGTATCCTGCGAACACATAATTCATATCCAGCAACAGGTGACCAAGGAAATTATCCAGTATCCAATAACGGCGGAACAAATTATGTGCAATTTCTTAATGGCGGCGGAAAACTTCTTGTTAATTTCAATGCGCAAAGTTTATATCGCTGGGCGTGCTTTGTAGTTGCCTATCGACCCAACAGTCTTTCAACAGTATATGAATTGACCCTTAATTCCCAAGCAAATGGTAGTGATTCTTTTCCGTGGCAGAATATAGACCATTTTGCCCTGATCCCAGTTTTAACCCAATGGGAATATGCTACAGGTAATTTACCATTTAGTTATTCAGCAAGTATCAGAATTCTTCACGATGTCGGGATTGAAAGATTGATTGGTTTTTCAGCAATGGTAGATTCAGGAACTGTCATCAATCCGCAAGCAATGGTAAAAAACTATGGACTTAACTCTGAATCATTTGCTGTGAAACTTACCATTGGCGATTATTATTCTAATATCCGAAACATTTCATTGAATTCAGGTGATTCAAGTTTAATAAGTTTTCCGGTTTGCACTTTAAGGATTCGCAACTATCACGCTTATAAATGCACAACCCTTTTAGCCCAAGATGAAAGACCGAATAATGATTGTATTTCGGGCCAAACATTTGTTCGAGTAAAAGATGCTGGAGCAACTTTAATTATTGAACCGCCAGCAAATATCATTCAAGGTTCATCTATCCAACCAAAAGCCATGGTTAAAAATTATGGCAATATCGCAGAGATTTTTGATATTGAATTTACTATTGGAAATTGGCGAACAATCAAACGAACCAGAATCGGCGCTGGAATCGAGATTGAAGTTGTATTTGATTCGATTTGGTTTGCCAGTGATACTGGCTATTATGTGGTAAAATGCTCAACTAAAATGGTCAATGATGTTGACCCTAATAATGATAGAGTCATTGCTTCTACTTATGTCGCACCAACAGCAATTGCTGAAGAAAATAGAATAGACAATCTGTCAGCGACAATTATTCCAACAGTTCTCTTTAATAATCGTCCAATCTATCTATCTCCAATACGCCAGAATAGTGACTTAGAAATAGAACTATTTAATATGCAAGGAAGTCGAGTTTATTACCAAAAATTAAAGGGAAACTATTTTGTGATAGATAATCTGCCAACCGGTTGTTATATTCTAAGATTAAAGGAAGTTAATAAAATTTTATCTTACAAAACAATTGTTATTAAAAATTAGGGTTTAATTACAAAAAGACAGAAAATCGGTGCCATTGTTTGATTTTGAAGCGGTATTTGAACCGAAGGATTATTTATACTTTTATCAAGATTTTTTAACTGAGAAAAGAACGAAGAGTGAAGTCGAATTCTTAATCCGAGAACTTAAACTGGATAAAGCGATGAAGATTCTGGATTTGGCATGTGGATATGGTAGACATTCAAATCGATTAGCCAAACTGGGTTATAATGTCACGGGTGTTGATATAAACAAAGGGTTTCTTGAAATTGCGAGAAGAGAAGCAAAACAAATGGGCTTAAGCGTAAATTGCATTCTGCAGGATATGTGCAAAACCAAATTTACTGGTATGGATAGAAACCAAGAATCCCTTAAAATTGTGCGGAATGAAGCAAGACAAACAGGTTTAAGCGTAAACTACATTCAGCAGGATATGCGTAAAATCAATTTCAAAAATGAGTTTGATAGAATAATTTTGATGTTTACTTCTTTCGGATATTTTAATGATGCCGAGAACTTTAAGGTTCTCAAAAATATTTGCCAAGCACTAAAATCCAAAGGATTATTTTGTTTTGATACTTTTCATCGAGATGTCTTATTGAGAAATTTTTTACCCTATATTGTATTTGAAAAAGGAAAAGATTTGATGATTGACCGTAATCAATATGACAAAAAGACCAAACGCATTTATAATAATCGAATTGTGATTAGAGATGGCAAGAGAAAGGATAAACCATTTTTTGTCAGATTATATAATCCAGCAGAAATCAAAACGCTTTTATCTGAAGTCGGTATGTACATCTGTAAAATGTTCTCTGATTGGGATAGTAGTCCGTTTAGTTCTAATTCTAAGCGTATGATTATTATCGCTGAAAAGAAATAAGCATGCAGGATAGACATCGGATTCATATTATTGTTTCTGGACGAGTTCAAGGTGTCTTTTTTAGAGATTTTACGCGGAGAAAAGCCCAACTCCTTGGACTTACCGGCTGGGTAAGAAATACGGATGATGGTAAGGTTGAAATTGTTGCTGAAGGCAAAAAAGATAAATTAGAGCAATTAATTGCAGCAGTTAAAATCGGACCCGCATCAGCCAAAGTTACAGACTGTAAGGTCCAATGGCTCGAATGCCGTAATGAATTTATAGATTTCCAAATTGTTTATTAGATAAAGATATTCACCAAATCTTTTCGCCCTAAGTTTCAAATAATAGCAAAGTTTCAATTTTCAAAAGTTTTTGATTTGATTACATATTTGTTTGGCTTTTGGAATTTTGTATTTGTAAATTCAATAAAGACGATAATTAATCTTATAATTGTAAATTCATCAAAGACAAACAATTTTAACTCATTGGTTATCAAGAAACTATTTAAGTGACCGCTTGGTAGGATTTTTAAGTTCGTTCAGGGCAATATTGGATAGGTTAAGGTCTTGTGGGTGATTAATAGGATAAATATCATTATTTTCTAAAGAGAGGAATTAATGGGTTAAATCAATATTTTTTAGAGTAGGATTGACCTATCTGATATGCCACCTGATAAGACGGATATTCGGTAACCTCTGGTTATTAATATGCCAGGAGTAGGTTAGGCTTGGCCTAACCCGACCCTAGCCCCTTAAAGGATTTTTCCTTATAAATTTTCAAAAGTTAGATGCCTAATAAAGTTTTTTCCCCAAAATAGGCATTTTATGTGTCATAGCATTATAGATAGCCATTAAAGGTTAGTTAATGGCAAATTTAGATTAGAAAGGTAGGTGATAAATATGGCAGTGAGAAATGCATTACGCCGAGTTGATAAATGGGATTTGAAACTGAATGGCGATGTTCTGAGCGAGAAAGTCGCGACCTTAAAACCAATGATGAAAGCGCAAATCGAGACTGAATTTCCGGCATTAGTGGAAGTGGAAAATGAAGTCAAAGCAATTCTGGGTGAAATTGGCATCACATCATCCTTAAATCCGCCTTATCTCAATTTTGCCCGAGAGACCTATCGGTTAAGTAAAAGGTTTTTAGGCAAACAACTTTTGCGCGAAGTTGATGCAATAATGGCAAAATGGCTCGCTCGCGGATTTGATAAAGATATTCTCGAACGCATCCGAAATACTGTATTTACCTTAACTGCTTCGACTCTGTAAACAAATTATCAAGGGTGTAATATTGCACCATAAATAATCCGACCTCCATTTTGTCCTTTGAATTAAAAGGATTAAGATGAGGCCGAAAAAAAATGGGTGCGGTCCAGTTCAACCGGCTCGCACCCTGAATATATCTATTAAAATCAATCTATTGTACTTGCTTTAGATTCGTGGATTCTGATTCGACCAGGTTCGACTATCCATAATTTTTCTTTAATATCAATGTTTTTCAAATTAGATAGCAACTGAAATATCAATTGTTTTAGTAATTTAATACTTGAATGTTTAGGAATTCGAATTACAATAATACCACTGGTTTTATTTAAAGGAAATCTGACCGTATCCGCAAAATCTAAATCCAATGTTACAAGACATCGTTCTTCTTTACAACAAACATCATATAAGTACTGGTCAGAACAACCTTGGATATTTTGACTCCGGACGGTTACAACATCAAGACCTTGACTTTCAAAAAGAATCTGAATGCTTTTGCCAAAATTCTCATCGAGTTTAAATTTCATCAAGAAGGAATTTCAACATACCTTTCGCGTGACATTTCTGCACCATAAGCAATGCACGCGCGAATATCTTCTTCGGTCAACTGCGGATATTCGGCAATAATGTCCTGAATGCTCATTCCATTGGCTAATAAATCAAGAATTAAAGAAACCCAAATTCGAGTTCCTTGGATACACGGCTTACCAAAACAGATATTCGGGTCAATCTTGATACGCTGCAAAAGATTATTCGTTGTCATACCATATTGTAATTCAGATACAAAATAAGTCAATATTTTCTTGCAATCTGTTCATCCTAAGATTCGTCTTATGAAAATATTTTATCTTTTATCTCTAAATCTTTGGCGCCTAATTTTTCGATAAGATAAAAGGATTTATTCTGTGAGTTCAGTGTTTTCAGTGGTAGATATTATTGAGACGGGTAATGACGGTTGCTTTGCCTAATAATTCAATAGTCTCAAATAATGGCGGACCAACTGATTTGCCAGTTAAAGCAACTCGGCAGGGATGAACTAAATCTGATGCTTTTAATCCTAATTCCTCAGATAATTTCCTTAACTCGTTTTCCAAGTTTATTGCGGTAAAATCGTCTAATTTTTCAAATCTCCTACAAAGTTCTTTAAGATAGTTTTTAGTTTGGGGTGTTATATATTTTTCTACTGCGGACGTATCATATTTAACATCTTGGGTGTAAAAAGGATAAATCATATCTCTTAGTTCTATTAATGTGCGAACCCGTACTTTGGTAAGGTCTAAGATCTTAAAGAACCTATCTTTGTCCTTGGGGTGAATGTTGATTTCGTCAAGATAAGGGAGAAGTTCCTGAGATAGTTTTTCATTCTCCATATTTTTGATATAGATACTATTCATCCACTCTAATTTTTTGACATCAAAAATGGCATTGGCTTTATTAACTCTTTCTAAAGAAAACAGTTCAATCATTTGCTTACGAGTCATAATTTCTAAGTCGCCACCAGGCGACCAACCGAGTAAGGCTAAGAAATTAATTAATGCTTCAGGTAAATATCCGGCTTTTTTATATTCCCAAAGCGAAAGCGCACCATGGCGCTTGGAAAGTTTTTTCTTATCCGTGCCCAGTATTAAAGGTAAATGGGCAAAA from candidate division WOR-3 bacterium includes these protein-coding regions:
- a CDS encoding T9SS type A sorting domain-containing protein, coding for MKKNIFILTFLLFVGLANAEPIKDWCGTAQALEDFRQGKLQNRPTLSGPVEYIERPLFRIHYTRQGVDAVSVAYAESTASALQYSWTRLVDSLGWLPPPPDFGLGGDNRYDVYIKQLSSGIAGVTYPEYSYTNPYPNGVSSHFRITVGLDANGLKGTVCHEFVHAIEFRYSSAEGTWWLENCAVWGTEVVYDEVNDYLDFLGTSPNPLDSPHLPITSSTNLYWYAGGIWPMFLSEYYGSDCVRQMWMYQGQISGQNTLSGIDYVLTFQYGSNLATALKLYAVWRYFTGIRADTINFYKEGHLMPSVRILRTHNSYPATGDQGNYPVSNNGGTNYVQFLNGGGKLLVNFNAQSLYRWACFVVAYRPNSLSTVYELTLNSQANGSDSFPWQNIDHFALIPVLTQWEYATGNLPFSYSASIRILHDVGIERLIGFSAMVDSGTVINPQAMVKNYGLNSESFAVKLTIGDYYSNIRNISLNSGDSSLISFPVCTLRIRNYHAYKCTTLLAQDERPNNDCISGQTFVRVKDAGATLIIEPPANIIQGSSIQPKAMVKNYGNIAEIFDIEFTIGNWRTIKRTRIGAGIEIEVVFDSIWFASDTGYYVVKCSTKMVNDVDPNNDRVIASTYVAPTAIAEENRIDNLSATIIPTVLFNNRPIYLSPIRQNSDLEIELFNMQGSRVYYQKLKGNYFVIDNLPTGCYILRLKEVNKILSYKTIVIKN
- a CDS encoding methyltransferase domain-containing protein, whose translation is MPLFDFEAVFEPKDYLYFYQDFLTEKRTKSEVEFLIRELKLDKAMKILDLACGYGRHSNRLAKLGYNVTGVDINKGFLEIARREAKQMGLSVNCILQDMCKTKFTGMDRNQESLKIVRNEARQTGLSVNYIQQDMRKINFKNEFDRIILMFTSFGYFNDAENFKVLKNICQALKSKGLFCFDTFHRDVLLRNFLPYIVFEKGKDLMIDRNQYDKKTKRIYNNRIVIRDGKRKDKPFFVRLYNPAEIKTLLSEVGMYICKMFSDWDSSPFSSNSKRMIIIAEKK
- a CDS encoding acylphosphatase, coding for MQDRHRIHIIVSGRVQGVFFRDFTRRKAQLLGLTGWVRNTDDGKVEIVAEGKKDKLEQLIAAVKIGPASAKVTDCKVQWLECRNEFIDFQIVY
- a CDS encoding DUF5615 family PIN-like protein; its protein translation is MKFKLDENFGKSIQILFESQGLDVVTVRSQNIQGCSDQYLYDVCCKEERCLVTLDLDFADTVRFPLNKTSGIIVIRIPKHSSIKLLKQLIFQLLSNLKNIDIKEKLWIVEPGRIRIHESKASTID
- a CDS encoding DUF433 domain-containing protein is translated as MTTNNLLQRIKIDPNICFGKPCIQGTRIWVSLILDLLANGMSIQDIIAEYPQLTEEDIRACIAYGAEMSRERYVEIPS
- the gltX gene encoding glutamate--tRNA ligase, with protein sequence MTNQEIRVRIAPSPTGAVHVGLVRSALYNWLFARHHNGKFILRIEDTDVTRSTQESVQAIIEGFKWVGIDWDEGPYFQSQRLEIYRNYAQKLLTEGKAYYCYCNPEELEKERQNAWQRKIAWKYDRRCYHLDAETKAKYDKENRPKAIRFLVPGKSVIFEDLIHGTIKKEPQDIEDFIIMRADLTPTYNFAVVIDDAEMKISHIIRAVEHIANTPKQILLYEAFGFPIPYFAHLPLILGTDKKKLSKRHGALSLWEYKKAGYLPEALINFLALLGWSPGGDLEIMTRKQMIELFSLERVNKANAIFDVKKLEWMNSIYIKNMENEKLSQELLPYLDEINIHPKDKDRFFKILDLTKVRVRTLIELRDMIYPFYTQDVKYDTSAVEKYITPQTKNYLKELCRRFEKLDDFTAINLENELRKLSEELGLKASDLVHPCRVALTGKSVGPPLFETIELLGKATVITRLNNIYH